CGCGGAGCCGTCAGTCTCACCACGGCAGATCCCCTCAGCCGCCCCCGCTGGTTCGGCGGGTGGCGCTCCTCGTTCGCGGCGCGAGCGGCCGCTCGTCGACATCTGTTCCGGACGAGGAGGGGCACGCAGGGGACGTCTGGTCCGTCAGCTTCCTACGCAGGAGCCTAGTCCAGCTCGCCGTCCCCTCGGACCAGACCGCGCAGGTCCTGGTCTACTTCTCCAGTTCCTTGCGCGGGAGCAGGGACGGCGACCAGCTGAGGTCGTAACGAGGGGCGGCGACCTCCTGGGCGAAGGTCCCCGCCACGGCGGGGGAGCTCACGATGCGCCAGTCCAGTTCCTTGTCCACCTCGAACCAGATGAGGCCGATGATCTCCGGGTAGCGCGGCAGTGCCCGGAACGCCTCCTTGATCCATTCGGCCTTGCGCCCCGTGGCGTCGGAGGCCCCGGTCTCGGTGATGACCATCGGCTTCCGGCTGAACGCCCGGATCTCGGCGATGGTGGGGCCGAAGATCGCCTCGAAGGACCGGTAGTCCGTATTGGCCCCGATGCCGTAGTAGCCCGAGAGGCCCACCCAGTCGACGTAGTCATCGCCCGGATAGAAGCCGGAGAGTTTCGGCGTCGAGTCGTCCCATCTGACATTCGGGCTCCACACCCAGGTCACGTTGGTGGCCCCGGCCGCCCGGAAGAGATCATGCACGTGCCGCCACGCGTTGACGTACTCGCCCGGCCGGTTGGCGTTGCTCGCCTCGGACCACGGATACCAGTCACCGTTCATCTCGTGCGCCAACCGGATGGCCACCGGGTAGCCGAGTGACCGGATTCCTTCCGCCCAGGACCGCAGGTAGGGGTCGAAGTCCCCACCCGCGATCCTGGACAACCGGTAGTTGGGCTGGTTGGAC
This sequence is a window from Micromonospora sp. NBRC 110009. Protein-coding genes within it:
- a CDS encoding glycoside hydrolase family 26 protein, giving the protein MRLTVPRVLLVLTGALLLTYAVAAAPATMLGGREDGRSDRLARAEPGAPPTAEVFPPAGKAFIGVMTEEGPRDFAALDTFTAAAGHQPQVMMFSSWWASDRFDRTLFDRISSRGMLPMLAWEPWDNKLDEAARKKKLPVREIDQIRSNQPNYRLSRIAGGDFDPYLRSWAEGIRSLGYPVAIRLAHEMNGDWYPWSEASNANRPGEYVNAWRHVHDLFRAAGATNVTWVWSPNVRWDDSTPKLSGFYPGDDYVDWVGLSGYYGIGANTDYRSFEAIFGPTIAEIRAFSRKPMVITETGASDATGRKAEWIKEAFRALPRYPEIIGLIWFEVDKELDWRIVSSPAVAGTFAQEVAAPRYDLSWSPSLLPRKELEK